In Eubacteriales bacterium mix99, the DNA window CCAAAAGCATTACTGCGGCTATATGCCCCAGCAGGATATGCTGCTCCCCTGGCGCACCGTGGTGAAGAACGTTCGGCTGCCGCTGGAAATTCAGGGCGCCTTTTCCGAATCCGAGATGAACCAACGTGCAGAGCAGGCGCTGGCGGCTGTCGGCCTGGAGGGCCAGGGAAGAAAATTTCCCAAAGAGCTCTCCGGCGGTATGCGCCAGCGGGCAGCCTTTGCCCGGACGTTGCTCACCGGTTCCAACCTTCTCCTGTTGGACGAACCGTTTTCGGCGCTGGACTATCTGACCCGCCTGACCATGCGGGAGTGGCTGTTGGAGCAATGGGAGCGGGAGCGTAAGACGGTTCTCTTTGTCACCCATGATGTGGAGGAGGCGCTGTTCCTCTCCAACCGGGTGCTGGCTGCGGAAGGAGCGCCCATCACCCAGCTGCGCTCCTTTCGGATTCCCGCCGGGTACCCCCGGACGCCGGAAACCCTGCAGCAGTCAGAGATGCTGGTGCAAAAAGAACAGCTGATTGCCATGCTCAGGAGGAAAGTATCATGAGACAATCCAATCAGGGCAACCTCCCGGCCGCAATGCTGGTGCTGGCACTTCTTATGCTCTGGCAAATTGTTGCCATGGGTATGGACGCGGCCTATATTCTAC includes these proteins:
- a CDS encoding ABC transporter ATP-binding protein, which encodes MLTFKNVTFQYKEEDFSIIDHLSFHVDDGEFVSIIGPSGCGKSTIFRLVNRLQDPKSGRILVEGMPIDSQKHYCGYMPQQDMLLPWRTVVKNVRLPLEIQGAFSESEMNQRAEQALAAVGLEGQGRKFPKELSGGMRQRAAFARTLLTGSNLLLLDEPFSALDYLTRLTMREWLLEQWERERKTVLFVTHDVEEALFLSNRVLAAEGAPITQLRSFRIPAGYPRTPETLQQSEMLVQKEQLIAMLRRKVS